In a single window of the Ruminococcus albus 7 = DSM 20455 genome:
- a CDS encoding helix-turn-helix domain-containing protein: protein MPVIDVKATGNNIKNIIRSKGFKISDVQARCGFNTPQAIFKWMRGDAVPTIDNLIILADMFDTPIDKIIIVTRI, encoded by the coding sequence ATGCCGGTGATCGACGTGAAGGCAACAGGCAATAATATCAAGAATATCATCAGGTCTAAGGGCTTTAAAATATCCGATGTACAGGCTCGATGCGGTTTCAATACACCGCAGGCTATCTTCAAGTGGATGCGCGGAGACGCTGTTCCCACTATCGACAACCTGATAATACTGGCGGATATGTTTGATACACCGATAGATAAAATAATAATCGTCACCCGAATATGA
- a CDS encoding very short patch repair endonuclease, whose translation MSRIRSVNSKPELLVRKYLFSKGFRYVLNDKRYPGKPDIVLPKYKTVIFVNGCFWHKHDCGRFVWPKSNIEYWRTKITRNVERDNANYIKLSEMGWNVIVLWECQLKKDTMTKTLDELSFQLKKSI comes from the coding sequence ATGTCAAGGATCAGATCGGTTAATTCAAAACCCGAGCTCCTTGTAAGAAAGTATCTATTTTCAAAAGGATTTAGATACGTACTCAATGATAAACGTTATCCTGGAAAGCCGGATATCGTATTGCCAAAATATAAAACAGTTATTTTTGTGAATGGGTGTTTTTGGCATAAACATGACTGTGGAAGATTTGTTTGGCCAAAATCCAATATAGAATATTGGAGAACAAAAATAACTCGAAATGTTGAGCGCGATAATGCTAATTATATAAAACTTTCAGAAATGGGATGGAATGTAATTGTACTGTGGGAGTGCCAGCTTAAGAAAGATACTATGACTAAAACGTTGGATGAATTATCATTTCAATTAAAAAAGTCTATTTAA